Proteins co-encoded in one Enterobacter sp. R4-368 genomic window:
- a CDS encoding SDR family oxidoreductase, giving the protein MTTWLITGASSGLGLLITQTLLARGDRVVACVRRADALNALQAQYASRLHVSCFDMTDSAALRREVDAAFTTFGVIERVVSNAGYGLFGAAEEVSDAQIERQIATNLTGSIQLVRAVLPWLRAQRGGRIVQVSSEGGQVAYPNFSLYHASKWGIEGFLESVAQEVKPFGVDIVIAEPGPTQTGFGAGLDHATPLAVYDDTPAGEVRRGIANGSFDIKGDAQRTGDAIIAAADAPVPPFRVPLGSLAWEHMVASLRARLAEIERQRNVAYSADRD; this is encoded by the coding sequence ATGACGACATGGCTGATTACCGGCGCTTCGTCCGGGCTGGGATTATTGATAACGCAAACGCTGCTGGCGCGCGGCGACCGCGTGGTGGCCTGCGTACGGCGCGCGGACGCGCTGAATGCATTACAGGCGCAATATGCGTCGCGGCTGCACGTCAGCTGTTTTGATATGACCGACAGCGCGGCGCTGCGCCGCGAAGTGGATGCCGCGTTTACCACTTTTGGTGTGATTGAACGGGTGGTAAGCAACGCCGGCTACGGCTTGTTTGGCGCGGCAGAAGAGGTCAGCGATGCGCAAATTGAGCGGCAGATCGCTACCAATCTTACCGGCTCGATTCAGTTAGTGCGTGCCGTGTTACCGTGGCTGCGCGCGCAGCGCGGCGGGCGGATTGTGCAGGTCTCTTCGGAAGGCGGCCAGGTGGCGTACCCCAATTTCAGCCTTTACCACGCCAGTAAGTGGGGTATTGAAGGTTTTCTGGAATCGGTGGCTCAGGAGGTGAAACCATTTGGTGTCGATATTGTGATTGCCGAGCCCGGCCCAACGCAAACCGGCTTCGGTGCCGGGCTCGATCACGCCACGCCGCTCGCGGTCTATGACGATACGCCTGCGGGCGAAGTGCGCCGGGGGATCGCCAACGGCAGTTTTGACATAAAAGGCGATGCGCAGCGCACAGGTGATGCAATTATCGCAGCGGCAGATGCCCCCGTGCCGCCGTTCCGGGTACCACTGGGCAGCCTTGCCTGGGAGCACATGGTGGCCTCGCTCCGCGCCCGATTAGCGGAAATTGAGCGCCAGCGCAATGTGGCGTATTCCGCCGACCGGGATTAA
- a CDS encoding LysR family transcriptional regulator — translation MKNITLADLKAFLLVAQHRSFQQAANELGVSRSSLSHAMRGLESQLGVRLLHRTTRSVSLTEEGAALLQRIDPLLNQLDMALDATRFRPQELHGTLRINANEGGARWLLAHVVDGFLQAHPQVVLDIVTEGRLVDIVAEGFDAGVRLAESVPLDMIAVPFGGPIRFIAIASPQYLHSAGIPQSPADLLRHRCIAQRLPSGKRYRWEFVRHGKPLTLNVPGNLCLDNSALMVEAVVKGFGIAYVPEPYAREAINNGLAQQVLSPFSPPIAGLCLYYSGHRQIPATLKAFIAAIREANEAVL, via the coding sequence ATGAAAAATATCACTCTCGCAGATTTAAAAGCGTTCCTGCTGGTCGCGCAGCACCGCAGCTTTCAACAAGCCGCCAATGAACTGGGAGTGTCCCGTTCCTCGCTGAGCCACGCCATGCGCGGTCTGGAAAGCCAGCTTGGCGTGCGCCTGTTACATCGTACAACCCGCAGTGTTTCGCTGACGGAAGAAGGCGCGGCGTTGTTGCAGCGCATTGATCCCCTGCTCAACCAGTTAGATATGGCGCTGGATGCCACCCGCTTTCGCCCGCAGGAGCTGCACGGCACACTGCGCATTAACGCCAATGAAGGTGGTGCGCGCTGGCTGCTGGCGCACGTGGTTGACGGTTTTTTACAGGCGCACCCGCAGGTGGTGCTGGATATTGTCACCGAAGGACGGCTGGTGGATATCGTCGCCGAAGGGTTTGATGCGGGCGTACGGCTGGCGGAGTCCGTACCGCTTGATATGATTGCGGTGCCGTTCGGCGGGCCGATCCGCTTTATCGCCATCGCCTCGCCGCAATATCTGCACAGCGCGGGTATACCGCAAAGCCCGGCAGATCTTTTGCGCCACCGCTGTATCGCCCAGCGTTTGCCGAGCGGCAAACGCTATCGCTGGGAGTTTGTGCGACATGGCAAGCCGCTGACGCTCAACGTGCCCGGAAATTTATGTCTTGATAACAGCGCGCTGATGGTCGAGGCGGTGGTAAAAGGCTTCGGCATTGCTTATGTCCCCGAACCTTATGCCCGCGAGGCGATCAACAACGGGCTGGCACAACAGGTGTTGTCGCCATTCAGCCCGCCGATTGCTGGTTTATGTCTCTATTATTCCGGTCACCGGCAAATACCGGCGACGTTGAAGGCGTTTATCGCCGCCATCCGTGAGGCCAACGAAGCCGTGCTGTAA
- a CDS encoding metallophosphoesterase, translating into MLIAQLSDIHAAPDNDNLQRLHRAIDWLRELSPDLLVVSGDLTDDGWGAGYRAIDHALQRLACRSLILPGNADDKTVMCDNLAAFAHRSAHDALHFHEHINNVPVIGVDVTVTGESRGDIRPHLHWLEAALRAQPQPAMVFLHQHLFPSGIAPLDNAMCDGGEALAQLLARLPHPPLALCAGHVHRAMSATFAGIPAYLCGSICPANPLMLNAQHIPAVSDPPALLIHELRGDTRVSHFVSL; encoded by the coding sequence ATGCTGATTGCCCAACTGAGCGATATTCATGCCGCGCCGGATAATGACAACCTGCAGCGCCTGCACCGCGCCATCGACTGGTTACGTGAACTCAGCCCCGATCTGCTGGTGGTGAGCGGTGATTTAACCGATGACGGCTGGGGGGCAGGCTATCGCGCCATTGACCACGCATTACAGCGCCTGGCGTGCCGCTCGCTGATCCTGCCCGGCAATGCCGATGATAAAACCGTGATGTGTGACAATCTGGCCGCTTTTGCTCACCGATCTGCGCATGACGCGCTGCATTTTCATGAGCACATAAATAACGTGCCAGTAATTGGCGTGGATGTGACCGTAACCGGTGAAAGCCGGGGCGATATCCGCCCACATCTGCACTGGCTGGAAGCGGCGCTGCGCGCGCAGCCGCAACCGGCGATGGTCTTTTTGCACCAGCACCTTTTCCCGAGCGGCATTGCCCCGCTGGATAACGCCATGTGCGATGGCGGCGAGGCACTAGCGCAACTGCTGGCGCGCTTACCGCATCCGCCGCTGGCGCTGTGCGCCGGCCACGTCCACCGCGCGATGTCCGCCACATTTGCCGGTATCCCGGCGTACCTTTGCGGCTCCATCTGCCCGGCGAACCCGCTGATGCTCAATGCTCAGCACATCCCGGCGGTAAGCGATCCACCTGCACTTCTCATTCACGAACTGCGCGGTGATACCCGCGTTAGCCATTTTGTCAGCCTGTAG
- a CDS encoding cupin domain-containing protein, whose product MNDETSPAFVIRNFNHIEMENFVRPPLYESLGGSLTKGTLASKLGASIDILPPGKRACPFHLHHAQEEMFIVLNGNGTLRIGDEERPIQEGDVICIPPGKAWPHQIINTSEQPLRYISISTMESPEICEYPDADKFLARARTNGRDDFRRVEFRGAGVDYWEGEP is encoded by the coding sequence ATGAACGACGAAACCTCGCCTGCGTTTGTCATCCGCAATTTTAACCACATCGAAATGGAAAACTTCGTGCGCCCGCCGCTGTATGAATCACTCGGCGGCTCGCTGACCAAAGGCACCCTCGCCAGTAAACTCGGCGCGTCGATCGATATTTTGCCACCGGGCAAACGTGCCTGTCCGTTTCATCTCCATCACGCGCAGGAAGAGATGTTTATTGTGCTGAACGGCAACGGTACGTTGCGCATCGGCGATGAAGAGCGGCCCATCCAGGAAGGGGATGTTATCTGCATTCCGCCAGGAAAAGCGTGGCCGCACCAGATTATCAATACCTCTGAACAACCGCTGCGTTATATCTCGATTAGCACTATGGAAAGCCCGGAAATCTGCGAATACCCGGACGCCGATAAATTCCTCGCGAGAGCACGTACAAACGGCCGGGATGACTTCCGGCGCGTCGAATTTCGCGGTGCAGGTGTGGATTACTGGGAAGGCGAGCCGTGA
- the nifJ gene encoding pyruvate:ferredoxin (flavodoxin) oxidoreductase produces MSGKMKTMDGNAAAAWISYAFTDVAAIYPITPSTPMAENVDEWAAAGKKNLFGQPVRLMEMQSEAGAAGAVHGALQAGALTTTYTASQGLLLMIPNLYKIAGELLPGVFHVSARALATNSLNIFGDHQDVMAVRQCGCAMLAESNVQQVMDLSAVAHLSAIKGRVPFINFFDGFRTSHEIQKIEVLEYDELAPLLDNDALNRFRRNALNPEHPVIRGTAQNPDIYFQAREAANRYYDALPEIVENYMAEIFALTGREYHLFDYYGAQDAEQIIVAMGSVCDTISDVVDALCDSGEKVGLLTVHLFRPFSLSHFFARIPSSVKRIAVLDRTKEPGAQAEPLCLDVKNAFYHHDNAPLIVGGRYGLGGKDVLPGDIVSVFENLKKPLPKDGFTLGIFDDITHTSLPLPAWDVQVSREGITACKFWGLGSDGTVSANKSAIKIIGDNTPMYAQAYFAYDSKKSGGITVSHLRFGERPITSPYLINKADFIACSQQSYVDKYDLLDGLNPGGTFLLNCTWFGEELEARLPNAMKRYIARQGVRFYTLNAVDIARRLGLGGRFNMLMQAAFFKLAGIIEPQTASRYLKQAVEKSYGRKGQKVVDMNNAAIDLGMEALQEVMVPERWAWLEDNASEDTRLMPDFIRDILEPMNRQCGDKLPVSAFMGREDGSFPPGTAAWEKRGIALQVPVWNPEGCTQCNQCAFICPHAAVRPALLDEAERQAAPPALLSKPAQGAKGYEYHLAISPLDCSGCGNCADVCPAKGKALTMQPLESQRAMVPVWDHAVGLSPKANPFSKTTVKGSQFETPLLEFSGACAGCGETPYARLVTQLFGDRMMIANATGCSSIWGASAPSIPWTTNHKGQGPAWANSLFEDNAEYGLGMMLGGRALREQIASDARKALELPLGADLEQALRQWLEHKDLGDGTQARAGQLSALLEQQKGDDPLLNRLYQNRDYFAKRSQWIFGGDGWAYDIGFGGLDHVLASGEDVNILVFDTEVYSNTGGQSSKSTPAAAIARFAAEGKRTRKKDLGMMAVNYGNVYVAQVAMGADKAQTLRAIAEAEAWPGPSLVIAYAACINHGLKTGMGCSMREAKRAVDAGYWHLWRHNPQLLEKGKNPFILDSDEPEEDFREFLLGEVRYASLERISPSLSEQLFAQTEQDAKQRFARYQRLAGE; encoded by the coding sequence ATGTCCGGAAAGATGAAAACGATGGATGGCAACGCAGCGGCAGCCTGGATCTCCTATGCCTTTACTGATGTCGCGGCGATTTACCCGATTACGCCCTCCACGCCGATGGCGGAAAACGTCGATGAATGGGCTGCGGCGGGCAAAAAAAACCTGTTTGGCCAGCCGGTGCGTTTAATGGAGATGCAGTCGGAAGCGGGGGCGGCTGGCGCGGTCCACGGCGCGCTCCAGGCCGGAGCGCTCACCACCACCTACACCGCGTCGCAGGGATTGTTATTGATGATCCCTAACTTGTACAAAATCGCCGGTGAACTGCTACCTGGCGTGTTTCACGTGAGCGCGAGGGCGCTGGCGACAAATTCGCTGAACATTTTTGGCGATCATCAGGATGTGATGGCGGTGCGCCAGTGCGGCTGCGCGATGCTGGCCGAGAGCAATGTCCAGCAGGTAATGGATCTCTCGGCGGTGGCGCATCTGTCGGCAATCAAAGGTCGTGTGCCGTTTATCAACTTTTTCGACGGGTTTCGTACTTCGCACGAGATCCAGAAAATCGAGGTGCTGGAGTATGACGAACTCGCGCCGCTGCTGGATAACGATGCGCTGAACCGCTTTCGCCGCAATGCGCTGAACCCGGAACATCCGGTGATCCGCGGGACGGCGCAAAACCCGGATATCTACTTTCAGGCGCGCGAAGCGGCTAATCGCTATTACGATGCCTTGCCGGAAATTGTCGAAAACTATATGGCGGAAATCTTTGCCCTCACCGGGCGCGAATACCATTTGTTTGATTACTACGGCGCCCAGGATGCCGAACAAATCATTGTGGCGATGGGGTCGGTGTGCGACACCATTTCGGATGTCGTGGACGCCCTTTGCGATAGCGGTGAAAAAGTCGGCCTGCTGACGGTGCATCTGTTTCGCCCGTTTTCGCTGTCGCATTTCTTTGCCCGGATCCCGTCCAGCGTGAAACGCATCGCGGTGCTCGATCGCACCAAAGAGCCGGGTGCGCAGGCCGAGCCGTTATGTCTGGATGTGAAAAATGCCTTTTACCACCACGATAACGCGCCGTTAATTGTCGGCGGTCGCTACGGGCTGGGCGGTAAAGATGTGCTGCCGGGAGATATTGTCTCGGTGTTTGAAAACCTGAAAAAACCGCTGCCAAAAGATGGCTTTACGCTGGGTATTTTTGACGACATCACCCACACTTCGCTGCCGCTGCCTGCCTGGGACGTGCAGGTTTCACGCGAGGGGATCACCGCCTGTAAATTCTGGGGGCTGGGATCGGATGGCACTGTCAGCGCCAACAAGAGCGCGATTAAGATAATCGGTGACAACACGCCGATGTATGCGCAAGCCTATTTTGCCTATGACTCGAAAAAATCGGGCGGCATTACCGTGTCGCATCTGCGTTTTGGCGAACGGCCCATCACCTCACCCTATCTGATTAATAAAGCTGACTTTATTGCCTGCTCGCAGCAATCGTATGTCGACAAATATGATCTGCTGGATGGGTTAAACCCCGGCGGGACATTTCTGCTCAACTGTACCTGGTTTGGCGAAGAGCTGGAAGCGCGGCTGCCCAACGCGATGAAGCGCTACATTGCGCGCCAGGGCGTGCGCTTTTACACCCTCAACGCGGTGGACATCGCCCGCAGGCTGGGGTTGGGCGGGCGTTTTAATATGCTGATGCAGGCGGCGTTTTTTAAACTGGCGGGCATTATCGAACCCCAAACGGCGTCGCGTTATCTGAAGCAGGCCGTTGAGAAATCTTACGGGCGTAAAGGGCAGAAAGTGGTGGATATGAACAATGCCGCCATCGATCTTGGCATGGAGGCGCTGCAGGAAGTGATGGTGCCGGAGCGCTGGGCATGGCTGGAAGATAATGCCAGTGAGGATACGCGCCTGATGCCGGACTTTATTCGCGATATTCTTGAGCCAATGAATCGCCAGTGCGGCGACAAACTGCCGGTCAGCGCCTTTATGGGCCGGGAAGATGGCTCGTTCCCACCCGGCACCGCCGCCTGGGAGAAACGCGGTATCGCCCTGCAGGTGCCGGTCTGGAACCCTGAAGGCTGCACCCAGTGCAATCAATGTGCGTTTATTTGCCCGCATGCGGCGGTGCGCCCGGCGCTGCTGGATGAGGCCGAGCGGCAAGCCGCGCCGCCTGCGCTGTTGAGCAAACCGGCGCAAGGGGCGAAAGGGTATGAATACCATCTGGCGATTTCGCCGCTGGATTGTTCCGGGTGCGGTAACTGTGCGGATGTCTGCCCGGCGAAAGGCAAGGCGCTGACCATGCAACCGCTGGAGAGCCAGCGGGCGATGGTTCCTGTCTGGGATCATGCGGTAGGTCTATCGCCTAAAGCCAATCCCTTCAGCAAAACGACCGTTAAAGGCAGCCAGTTTGAAACACCGCTGCTGGAGTTTTCCGGCGCGTGTGCCGGGTGCGGAGAGACGCCGTATGCGCGGCTGGTCACGCAACTGTTTGGCGACCGCATGATGATCGCCAATGCCACAGGCTGTTCGTCAATCTGGGGGGCCAGCGCGCCGTCCATTCCGTGGACGACAAACCATAAAGGCCAGGGGCCGGCGTGGGCGAACTCGTTGTTTGAAGATAACGCCGAGTATGGCCTTGGCATGATGCTGGGCGGTCGCGCATTACGCGAACAGATCGCCAGCGATGCGCGAAAAGCGCTGGAATTACCGCTTGGCGCAGACCTTGAGCAGGCGCTGCGCCAGTGGCTGGAGCATAAAGATCTCGGCGACGGGACACAGGCGCGCGCCGGGCAGCTCAGCGCGTTACTTGAACAGCAGAAGGGCGATGACCCGCTGCTCAACCGGCTGTATCAAAACCGCGACTATTTCGCCAAGCGATCGCAGTGGATTTTTGGCGGCGACGGCTGGGCGTATGACATTGGCTTCGGCGGGCTGGATCATGTGCTGGCCTCCGGCGAGGACGTTAATATTCTGGTGTTTGATACCGAGGTTTACTCCAATACCGGCGGGCAGTCGTCAAAATCAACCCCTGCGGCGGCCATCGCCCGATTTGCCGCTGAAGGCAAGCGGACGCGCAAAAAAGATCTCGGCATGATGGCGGTTAACTACGGCAATGTGTATGTCGCGCAGGTGGCGATGGGTGCCGATAAAGCCCAGACATTGCGGGCGATTGCCGAGGCGGAAGCCTGGCCCGGACCGTCGCTGGTGATTGCCTATGCCGCGTGCATTAACCACGGTCTGAAAACCGGTATGGGATGCAGTATGCGCGAGGCGAAACGGGCGGTCGACGCGGGTTACTGGCATTTATGGCGCCATAATCCGCAACTGCTGGAAAAAGGGAAAAACCCGTTTATTCTCGACTCCGACGAGCCGGAAGAGGATTTTCGCGAGTTTCTGCTCGGCGAAGTGCGCTATGCCTCGCTCGAGCGCATCTCGCCATCACTGTCCGAACAGCTATTTGCACAAACTGAACAGGATGCGAAGCAGCGTTTTGCCCGCTATCAGCGGCTGGCGGGAGAGTAA
- the nifH gene encoding nitrogenase iron protein produces MTMRQCAIYGKGGIGKSTTTQNLVAALAEMGKKVMIVGCDPKADSTRLILHAKAQNTIMEMAAEVGSVEDLELEDVLQIGYGGVRCAESGGPEPGVGCAGRGVITAINFLEEEGAYVPDLDFVFYDVLGDVVCGGFAMPIRENKAQEIYIVCSGEMMAMYAANNISKGIVKYAKSGKVRLGGLICNSRQTDREDELIIALAEKLGTQMIHFVPRDNIVQRAEIRRMTVIEYDPTCNQANEYRSLASKIVNNTKMVVPTPCTMDELEALLMEFGIMDVEDTSIIGKTAAEENAV; encoded by the coding sequence ATGACCATGCGTCAATGCGCCATTTACGGCAAAGGTGGGATCGGCAAATCGACCACCACACAGAACCTGGTCGCCGCGCTGGCGGAGATGGGTAAAAAAGTAATGATTGTCGGCTGCGATCCGAAAGCCGACTCCACGCGTTTGATCCTGCATGCGAAAGCGCAGAACACCATTATGGAGATGGCTGCTGAAGTTGGCTCCGTGGAAGACCTGGAATTAGAAGACGTGCTGCAAATCGGTTACGGCGGCGTGCGCTGCGCAGAATCCGGCGGTCCGGAGCCAGGCGTGGGTTGTGCCGGTCGTGGGGTGATCACCGCGATTAACTTCCTCGAAGAAGAAGGCGCTTACGTGCCGGATCTCGATTTTGTTTTCTACGACGTGCTGGGCGATGTGGTATGCGGTGGTTTCGCCATGCCGATTCGTGAAAACAAAGCGCAGGAGATCTACATCGTTTGCTCTGGCGAAATGATGGCGATGTACGCTGCCAATAACATCTCCAAAGGCATCGTGAAGTATGCCAAATCCGGCAAAGTGCGCCTCGGCGGGCTGATTTGTAACTCGCGCCAGACCGACCGTGAAGATGAGCTCATCATTGCGCTGGCAGAAAAACTCGGCACGCAAATGATCCACTTTGTTCCCCGCGACAACATTGTGCAGCGTGCGGAAATCCGCCGTATGACGGTTATCGAATATGACCCGACCTGCAATCAGGCAAATGAATATCGCAGCCTTGCCAGCAAAATCGTCAACAACACCAAAATGGTGGTGCCCACCCCCTGCACCATGGATGAGCTGGAAGCGCTGCTGATGGAGTTCGGCATTATGGATGTGGAAGACACCAGCATCATTGGTAAAACCGCCGCCGAAGAAAACGCCGTCTGA
- the nifD gene encoding nitrogenase molybdenum-iron protein alpha chain — protein MSNATGERNLEIIEQVLEVFPEKTRKERRKHMMVTDPEQESVGKCIISNRKSQPGVMTVRGCSYAGSKGVVFGPIKDMAHISHGPIGCGQYSRAGRRNYYTGVSGVDSFGTLNFTSDFQERDIVFGGDKKLAKLIEELEVLFPLTKGISIQSECPVGLIGDDIEAVANASRKAINKPVIPVRCEGFRGVSQSLGHHIANDVIRDWVLENREGKPFESTPYDVAIIGDYNIGGDAWASRILLEEMGLRVVAQWSGDGTLVEMENTPFVKLNLVHCYRSMNYISRHMEEKHGIPWMEYNFFGPTKIAESLRKIADQFDDTIRANAEAVIARYQAQNDAIIAKYRPRLEGRKVLLYMGGLRPRHVIGAYEDLGMEIIAAGYEFAHNDDYDRTLPDLKEGTLLFDDASSYELEAFVNALKPDLIGSGIKEKYIFQKMGVPFRQMHSWDYSGPYHGYDGFAIFARDMDMTLNNPAWGQLTAPWLKSA, from the coding sequence ATGAGCAATGCAACAGGCGAACGTAACCTGGAGATAATCGAGCAGGTGCTGGAGGTTTTCCCGGAGAAGACGCGCAAAGAACGCAGAAAACACATGATGGTGACGGACCCGGAGCAGGAAAGCGTCGGTAAGTGCATCATCTCTAACCGCAAATCGCAGCCGGGCGTGATGACCGTGCGCGGCTGCTCGTATGCCGGATCGAAAGGGGTGGTATTTGGGCCAATCAAGGATATGGCGCATATCTCCCACGGTCCGATCGGCTGCGGGCAGTACTCCCGCGCCGGGCGACGTAACTACTACACCGGCGTCAGCGGCGTGGACAGCTTCGGCACGCTCAACTTCACCTCCGATTTTCAGGAGCGTGACATCGTGTTTGGCGGCGACAAAAAGCTCGCCAAACTGATTGAAGAGCTGGAAGTGCTATTCCCGCTGACCAAAGGCATTTCGATTCAGTCGGAATGCCCGGTCGGCCTGATTGGCGATGACATTGAGGCCGTCGCGAACGCCAGTCGTAAAGCCATCAACAAACCGGTTATTCCGGTGCGGTGCGAAGGCTTTCGCGGCGTGTCGCAATCCCTCGGTCACCATATTGCTAACGATGTGATCCGCGACTGGGTGCTGGAGAACCGCGAAGGCAAACCGTTCGAATCCACCCCTTACGATGTGGCGATCATCGGCGATTACAACATCGGCGGCGATGCCTGGGCTTCGCGCATTTTGCTCGAAGAGATGGGCTTGCGGGTGGTGGCGCAATGGTCCGGCGACGGTACGCTGGTGGAGATGGAGAACACGCCGTTCGTCAAACTCAACCTGGTGCACTGCTACCGCTCAATGAACTACATCTCGCGCCATATGGAGGAGAAGCACGGTATTCCGTGGATGGAATACAACTTCTTTGGCCCGACGAAAATTGCGGAATCGCTGCGCAAAATCGCCGACCAGTTTGACGACACCATTCGCGCCAACGCCGAAGCGGTGATCGCCCGATACCAGGCGCAGAACGACGCCATTATCGCCAAATATCGCCCACGTCTGGAGGGTCGCAAGGTGCTGCTTTATATGGGCGGGTTGCGTCCGCGCCATGTGATTGGCGCCTATGAAGACCTGGGAATGGAGATCATCGCAGCCGGTTATGAGTTCGCTCATAACGATGATTACGACCGCACCCTGCCGGATCTGAAAGAGGGCACGCTGCTGTTTGATGATGCCAGCAGCTATGAGCTGGAGGCATTCGTCAACGCGCTGAAACCGGATCTCATCGGTTCCGGCATCAAAGAGAAGTACATCTTTCAGAAAATGGGCGTGCCGTTTCGCCAGATGCACTCCTGGGATTACTCCGGCCCGTACCACGGCTATGACGGCTTCGCCATCTTCGCCCGCGATATGGATATGACGCTCAACAACCCCGCGTGGGGCCAGTTGACCGCGCCGTGGCTGAAATCCGCCTGA
- the nifK gene encoding nitrogenase molybdenum-iron protein subunit beta: MSQTAEKIQNCHPLFEQDAYQTLFAGKRALEEAHSPERVQEVFQWTTTPEYEALNFKREALTIDPAKACQPLGAVLCSLGFANTLPYVHGSQGCVAYFRTYFNRHFKEPVACVSDSMTEDAAVFGGNNNLNTGLQNASALYKPEIIAVSTTCMAEVIGDDLQAFIANAKKDGFLDAAIPVPYAHTPSFIGSHITGWDNMFEGFARTFTADHQAQPGKLSRINLVTGFETYLGNFRVLKRMMEQMEVQASVLSDPSEVLDTPANGHYQMYAGGTTQQEMREAPDAIDTLLLQPWQLVKSKKVVQEMWNQPATEVSVPVGLAGTDELLMAISQLTGKAIPDSLALERGRLVDMMLDSHTWLHGKKFGLFGDPDFVMGLTRFLLELGCEPTVILCHNGNKRWQKAMKKMLDASPYGQESEVFINCDLWHFRSLMFTRQPDFMIGNSYGKFIQRDTLAKGEQFEVPLIRLGFPLFDRHHLHRQTTWGYEGAMSILTTLVNAVLEKVDKETIKLGKTDYSFDLIR, from the coding sequence ATGAGCCAGACTGCTGAGAAAATACAGAATTGCCATCCCCTGTTTGAACAGGATGCTTACCAGACGCTGTTTGCCGGTAAACGGGCACTCGAAGAGGCGCACTCGCCGGAGCGGGTGCAGGAAGTTTTTCAATGGACCACCACCCCGGAATACGAAGCGCTGAACTTCAAACGCGAAGCGCTGACTATCGACCCGGCAAAAGCCTGCCAGCCGCTGGGCGCGGTGCTCTGTTCGCTGGGGTTTGCCAACACCCTGCCATATGTGCACGGTTCACAAGGTTGCGTGGCCTATTTCCGTACATACTTTAACCGCCACTTCAAAGAACCGGTGGCCTGCGTGTCGGATTCAATGACGGAAGATGCGGCCGTGTTCGGCGGGAATAACAACCTCAATACCGGGCTACAAAACGCCAGCGCGCTGTATAAACCGGAGATTATCGCCGTCTCTACCACCTGTATGGCGGAGGTAATCGGCGATGACTTGCAGGCTTTTATCGCCAACGCTAAAAAAGATGGTTTTCTTGATGCCGCCATCCCCGTGCCCTACGCGCACACCCCCAGTTTTATCGGCAGCCATATCACCGGCTGGGACAACATGTTTGAAGGTTTTGCCCGTACCTTTACGGCAGACCATCAGGCACAGCCCGGTAAACTTTCACGCATCAACCTGGTGACCGGGTTTGAAACCTATCTCGGCAATTTTCGCGTGCTGAAACGCATGATGGAACAAATGGAGGTGCAGGCGAGTGTGCTCTCCGATCCATCAGAAGTGCTGGATACCCCTGCTAACGGGCATTACCAGATGTACGCGGGCGGGACGACGCAGCAAGAGATGCGCGAGGCGCCGGACGCTATCGACACACTGCTGCTGCAACCCTGGCAACTGGTGAAAAGCAAAAAAGTGGTACAGGAGATGTGGAATCAGCCCGCCACCGAGGTTTCTGTTCCCGTTGGGCTGGCAGGAACGGATGAACTATTGATGGCGATCAGTCAGTTAACCGGCAAGGCCATTCCCGACTCGCTGGCGCTGGAGCGCGGGCGGCTGGTCGATATGATGCTCGACTCCCACACCTGGCTGCACGGTAAAAAATTCGGTCTGTTTGGCGACCCGGATTTTGTCATGGGATTGACCCGTTTCCTGCTGGAGCTGGGCTGCGAACCGACCGTTATCCTCTGCCATAACGGTAACAAGCGCTGGCAGAAAGCGATGAAGAAAATGCTCGACGCCTCACCGTACGGCCAGGAGAGCGAAGTATTTATCAACTGCGATTTGTGGCATTTCCGCTCGCTGATGTTTACCCGCCAGCCGGACTTTATGATTGGCAACTCGTACGGCAAGTTTATTCAGCGCGACACCTTAGCCAAGGGTGAACAGTTTGAAGTTCCGCTGATCCGCCTCGGTTTTCCCCTGTTCGACCGCCACCATCTGCACCGCCAGACCACCTGGGGTTATGAGGGCGCCATGAGCATTCTCACTACCCTTGTGAATGCGGTACTGGAGAAAGTAGACAAAGAGACCATCAAGCTCGGCAAAACCGACTACAGCTTCGATCTTATCCGTTAA
- the nifT gene encoding putative nitrogen fixation protein NifT — protein MPVIILRQRGADLYCYIAKQDLEARVLQVEHDTPEHWGGALELEGGRRYYVNLQPGRPAFPLSLRATRDAQA, from the coding sequence ATGCCGGTCATTATTCTTCGCCAGCGCGGCGCGGATCTCTATTGCTATATCGCGAAACAGGATCTGGAAGCCCGCGTGTTACAGGTTGAACACGACACGCCGGAACACTGGGGCGGCGCGCTTGAACTTGAAGGTGGACGCCGTTATTACGTCAATCTGCAACCCGGCCGCCCGGCTTTTCCGCTCAGCCTGCGCGCCACCCGCGACGCGCAGGCATAA